A single bacterium DNA region contains:
- a CDS encoding CapA family protein — translation MAVAPVAANPAAAPAPVTADSPAQQAPACRKFTMVAVGDCMTDRNVDDAIRKNGVHSILAKVKGLTADADVSFANLESPLSTVGPHAPSDCIFRARPATVQVLLDGGFDVVTLANNHSLNAGREGIMQTLGVLDKHAIKYCGADRDRQGGRPALLSVGAYPVRMGFLGATDLTINHGSYNKVSPDRSNLIAQIRAARSQCDILCVSFHWGEEYQSMPSQRQKDTAHAAIEAGADIVLGHHPHTLQGLEVFQGKPILYSMGNFVFDQREGERMESAIFKIDYAEGWGWQIMAKPIWIPRARMGPIYPAADRRDKILARLVRISQPLGTQLQIRNGKAWLRIPASGAVADTKGSNP, via the coding sequence ATGGCCGTCGCACCTGTCGCCGCCAACCCGGCCGCCGCGCCGGCCCCGGTGACGGCCGATTCGCCGGCGCAGCAGGCCCCTGCCTGCCGCAAGTTCACCATGGTCGCGGTCGGTGACTGCATGACCGACCGCAACGTGGACGACGCCATCCGCAAGAACGGCGTGCATAGCATCCTGGCGAAGGTCAAGGGCCTCACCGCAGACGCCGACGTGAGCTTCGCCAACCTCGAATCGCCTCTGTCCACCGTGGGGCCCCATGCCCCGAGTGACTGCATCTTCCGGGCCCGCCCGGCGACGGTTCAGGTGCTCCTGGACGGGGGCTTCGACGTCGTCACCCTGGCCAACAACCACTCCCTGAACGCCGGCCGCGAAGGCATCATGCAGACCCTGGGCGTTCTGGATAAGCACGCCATCAAGTACTGCGGCGCCGACCGTGACCGCCAGGGCGGCCGCCCGGCCCTCCTGAGCGTCGGGGCGTACCCGGTGCGCATGGGCTTCCTTGGGGCCACCGACCTGACCATCAACCACGGCTCGTACAACAAGGTCAGCCCGGACCGCAGCAACCTCATCGCCCAGATCCGCGCTGCCCGCTCCCAGTGCGACATCCTGTGTGTCTCGTTCCACTGGGGTGAAGAGTACCAGTCCATGCCCAGCCAGCGACAGAAGGACACCGCCCACGCGGCCATCGAGGCCGGGGCCGACATCGTGCTGGGGCACCATCCGCACACGCTGCAAGGCCTGGAGGTCTTCCAGGGCAAGCCCATCCTATACTCGATGGGCAACTTCGTGTTCGACCAGCGCGAGGGTGAGCGCATGGAGAGCGCCATCTTCAAGATTGACTACGCCGAAGGCTGGGGCTGGCAGATCATGGCCAAGCCCATCTGGATCCCCCGCGCCCGCATGGGCCCGATCTACCCCGCGGCCGACCGGCGCGACAAGATCCTGGCCCGCCTGGTGCGCATCTCCCAGCCGCTGGGCACGCAACTGCAGATCAGGAACGGCAAGGCCTGGCTCCGCATCCCTGCGTCAGGCGCCGTCGCAGACACGAAAGGAAGCAACCCATGA
- a CDS encoding RidA family protein: MRQTVQSPDVPTPKTAYSQAMLASGSRLLFISGQVAVDAAGQLVGKDDFRAQVHQVFRNLQANLEAAGATWADVVKLTVLLTDMADFPIFNEVRQEYLQPPFPTATTAAVSALVSPDWLVEIEAVAVLE; encoded by the coding sequence ATGCGACAGACGGTACAGTCCCCCGACGTTCCTACCCCCAAGACGGCGTACAGCCAGGCCATGCTCGCCTCCGGGAGCCGCCTGCTGTTCATCTCCGGCCAGGTGGCCGTGGACGCCGCCGGGCAACTGGTCGGCAAGGATGACTTCCGGGCGCAGGTGCACCAGGTGTTCCGCAACCTGCAGGCCAACCTGGAGGCGGCCGGAGCGACGTGGGCGGACGTGGTCAAGCTCACCGTGCTCCTGACCGACATGGCGGACTTCCCCATCTTCAATGAGGTGCGTCAGGAGTACCTGCAGCCCCCCTTCCCCACCGCGACGACCGCCGCCGTCAGCGCCCTGGTCTCGCCGGACTGGCTCGTGGAGATCGAGGCCGTGGCGGTACTGGAGTAG
- a CDS encoding DegT/DnrJ/EryC1/StrS family aminotransferase: protein MDAVTSDKILATGSLEVAWPNEPLLGGYYGEEEMEVLNRTVRESFDPTKGFGFICPEIEEFEAALAEYCQTQDCVSINGAGSGLDMTLMCLDLRPEDEVIVPSVNFRAALMAVLGQRAKLVLCEVDPQTLCADVDDVAKKLTKNTRAMMVTHMNGYSAPIDKYQEIAAANPHPEFGPAKFIGDVARCMGGEYKGKKNTHGAWMSVLSFHTQKLMTTLGEGGGVTVDDPDLALRLRGLRQFGWATGWGSNYKMTKIQAAVGLVQLRKLPQMLAERYAVAKARNEMLKDVPELTLPYEAPEVKHTYYLYTLLVPEAWAGAKRDQLMKILIEDYKVSSVVANPPCHNTVPFIRDRVPGQEVPKSEVIAKRLFCIPMHPRMSQNDNEYICAAVSKAVQRIREGDTTYLAAEESAATKAITGRAG, encoded by the coding sequence ATGGATGCGGTCACCAGCGACAAGATCCTGGCCACCGGCAGCCTGGAGGTTGCCTGGCCGAATGAGCCGCTGCTCGGCGGCTATTACGGCGAAGAAGAGATGGAGGTCCTCAACCGGACCGTCCGGGAGTCATTCGATCCGACCAAGGGCTTCGGGTTCATCTGCCCGGAGATCGAAGAGTTCGAGGCGGCCCTGGCCGAGTACTGCCAGACCCAGGACTGCGTGAGCATCAACGGGGCCGGCAGCGGCCTGGACATGACCCTCATGTGCCTGGACCTGCGGCCCGAAGACGAGGTCATCGTCCCCTCGGTGAACTTCCGGGCGGCCCTGATGGCCGTACTGGGGCAGCGGGCCAAGCTCGTGCTGTGCGAAGTGGACCCGCAGACGCTGTGCGCCGATGTGGATGACGTGGCCAAGAAGCTGACCAAGAACACCCGGGCCATGATGGTCACCCACATGAACGGGTATTCGGCGCCGATCGACAAGTACCAGGAGATCGCCGCCGCCAACCCGCACCCCGAGTTCGGCCCCGCCAAGTTCATCGGCGACGTGGCCCGCTGCATGGGCGGCGAGTACAAGGGCAAGAAGAACACCCACGGCGCCTGGATGAGCGTCCTGTCGTTCCACACCCAGAAGCTCATGACGACCCTGGGCGAAGGCGGCGGCGTCACGGTGGACGACCCGGATCTGGCCCTGCGCCTGCGCGGCCTGCGGCAGTTCGGCTGGGCCACCGGCTGGGGCAGCAACTACAAGATGACCAAGATCCAGGCCGCCGTCGGCCTCGTGCAGCTCCGGAAGCTCCCGCAGATGCTCGCCGAGCGCTACGCCGTGGCCAAGGCCCGCAACGAGATGCTCAAGGACGTGCCGGAGCTGACGCTGCCGTATGAGGCCCCGGAGGTCAAGCACACGTACTACCTGTACACACTGCTGGTACCCGAGGCATGGGCCGGCGCCAAGCGCGACCAGCTCATGAAGATCCTCATCGAGGACTACAAGGTCTCCAGCGTCGTCGCCAACCCACCGTGTCACAACACGGTGCCGTTCATCCGCGACCGTGTGCCGGGGCAGGAAGTGCCCAAGTCCGAGGTCATTGCCAAGCGGCTGTTCTGCATTCCGATGCACCCGCGCATGAGCCAGAACGACAACGAGTACATCTGCGCGGCCGTCAGCAAGGCCGTCCAGCGCATCCGCGAGGGCGACACGACGTATCTCGCCGCCGAGGAATCAGCCGCGACGAAGGCGATTACGGGGCGGGCGGGGTAG
- a CDS encoding radical SAM protein has product MFTLIDAAGCTNCCRHCSAEGHPPYGAFFSLAEMVELVAEGWEIYPYYEASAHPEFPAILGPPICAETEEYVPTNGFGIARAPDPGAVLRQLRDYGRRFLSLTLHGTAEHHDWFVGRHGAYADIIEASRLGREHGFGIHWNLYLDNRNLEEIPEVIAVGREATAGEPWLEIVANRGNRRTWRYEALRPSLRDVRERLAPWVMQEAWKAVDKQPVQPEKLTEAYWLAEWQRLANAGESLEPFMGSSAFLKITRDREVYLMAPPPVRLLGHLSEGREALEARAEELAATPAHLTPPPEADTLFADSDLLHPYGASVRQKLIGILQFGPCSEGAI; this is encoded by the coding sequence ATGTTCACGCTCATTGACGCGGCTGGCTGCACGAACTGCTGCCGCCATTGCAGTGCCGAGGGACACCCTCCCTACGGCGCGTTCTTCTCGCTGGCCGAGATGGTGGAACTGGTCGCCGAGGGCTGGGAGATCTACCCGTACTACGAGGCCAGCGCCCACCCGGAGTTCCCGGCGATCCTGGGGCCGCCGATCTGCGCTGAGACCGAGGAGTACGTTCCGACCAACGGCTTCGGGATCGCGCGTGCCCCCGACCCGGGCGCTGTCCTCCGGCAGTTGCGGGACTACGGCCGGCGGTTCCTCTCGCTGACCTTGCACGGCACCGCAGAGCACCACGACTGGTTCGTGGGCCGCCATGGGGCCTATGCCGACATCATCGAGGCCAGCCGGCTGGGGCGGGAGCACGGCTTCGGCATCCACTGGAACCTCTACCTGGACAACCGCAACCTCGAAGAGATACCCGAGGTGATTGCGGTCGGCCGTGAAGCCACCGCCGGCGAGCCGTGGCTCGAAATCGTGGCCAACCGGGGGAACCGTCGCACGTGGCGTTACGAGGCGCTGCGGCCGTCGCTGCGAGATGTGCGCGAGCGCCTGGCGCCGTGGGTCATGCAGGAAGCATGGAAAGCGGTAGACAAGCAACCCGTTCAGCCGGAGAAGCTGACGGAGGCATACTGGCTGGCGGAGTGGCAGCGGCTGGCGAACGCGGGCGAAAGCCTCGAGCCGTTCATGGGCTCTTCAGCCTTCCTGAAGATCACCCGCGACCGGGAGGTCTACTTGATGGCCCCGCCGCCGGTGAGACTACTGGGGCATCTGTCGGAGGGGCGTGAGGCACTCGAGGCGCGGGCCGAAGAGCTGGCCGCCACCCCGGCGCATCTGACGCCACCGCCCGAGGCAGACACTTTGTTCGCGGACTCCGACCTGCTGCACCCGTACGGGGCGAGCGTGCGGCAGAAGCTGATCGGCATCTTGCAGTTCGGGCCCTGCTCTGAAGGAGCGATATGA
- a CDS encoding MoxR family ATPase, with protein sequence MDDLAAARRLAEAQRLLTAEIGKVIVGQQEVIHELLIALFGRGHCLFVGVPGLGKTLLVRTLARALDLAFSRIQFTPDLMPADIIGTDIIQENPTTGRREYVFLRGPIFANIILADEINRTPPKTQSALLQAMQELQVTAGGETYPLPPPLLVLATQNPVEQEGTYPLPEAQLDRFMFNVFLDYPSAQEEERIVLETTSNVLPEVSPVMARAEILRLQEVVRAAPVGPHVVQYAVRLARMTRPADDTAPSFVRQWVQWGAGPRAPQALVLGAKVRALLEGRLTADTEDVRALALPVLRHRLIPSFAAEADGVTADEIVRRLLDTIPR encoded by the coding sequence ATGGATGACCTGGCCGCAGCGCGCCGTCTCGCCGAAGCCCAACGCCTGCTGACTGCGGAGATCGGCAAGGTGATCGTGGGCCAGCAGGAGGTCATCCACGAACTGCTGATCGCGCTGTTCGGGCGGGGGCACTGCCTGTTCGTCGGGGTGCCGGGGCTGGGCAAGACGCTCCTGGTGCGCACACTGGCTCGGGCGCTGGACCTGGCCTTTTCCCGTATCCAGTTCACCCCGGACCTGATGCCCGCCGACATCATCGGCACGGACATCATCCAGGAGAACCCCACGACGGGCCGGCGGGAGTACGTCTTCCTGCGCGGGCCCATCTTCGCCAACATCATCCTCGCCGACGAGATCAACCGCACCCCGCCCAAGACCCAGAGTGCCCTGCTGCAGGCCATGCAGGAGTTGCAGGTGACGGCTGGGGGTGAGACCTATCCCCTCCCGCCGCCTCTGCTGGTCCTCGCGACCCAGAACCCGGTGGAGCAGGAGGGCACCTACCCCCTGCCCGAGGCTCAGCTCGACCGCTTCATGTTCAACGTCTTCCTTGACTACCCCTCGGCGCAGGAGGAGGAGCGCATCGTCCTGGAGACGACCTCCAACGTGCTGCCGGAGGTGTCGCCGGTCATGGCTCGGGCGGAGATCCTGCGGCTGCAGGAGGTCGTGCGCGCGGCGCCGGTGGGGCCGCACGTGGTGCAGTATGCGGTGCGGCTGGCGCGGATGACGCGGCCGGCCGATGATACGGCTCCGAGCTTCGTCAGGCAGTGGGTGCAGTGGGGCGCCGGGCCGCGCGCGCCGCAGGCGCTGGTGCTGGGGGCGAAGGTGCGGGCGCTGCTGGAGGGACGGCTGACGGCGGATACGGAGGACGTGCGGGCCCTGGCGCTGCCGGTCCTGCGGCATCGCCTCATCCCCAGCTTCGCGGCCGAAGCGGACGGGGTGACGGCCGACGAGATCGTGCGGAGGTTGCTGGACACCATCCCCCGGTAG
- the rpsR gene encoding 30S ribosomal protein S18 encodes MAHESGPRGERGGLRRRKKKVCLFCVEPQARVIDYKNVRMLEQFIDDRKRIRKARQTGTCRRHQNRLAGAIKRAREIALLPYTSG; translated from the coding sequence GTGGCACATGAATCGGGTCCCCGTGGTGAGCGCGGCGGTCTGCGCCGCCGCAAGAAGAAGGTCTGTCTGTTCTGCGTTGAGCCGCAGGCGCGGGTCATTGACTACAAGAACGTCCGCATGCTCGAGCAGTTCATAGACGACCGCAAGCGCATCCGCAAGGCGCGCCAGACCGGCACCTGCCGCCGGCACCAGAACCGTCTGGCGGGCGCCATCAAGCGCGCTCGCGAGATCGCGCTGCTGCCGTACACCTCCGGCTAA
- a CDS encoding sugar phosphate isomerase/epimerase, translated as MRIGIADYGMSVWDGGCFDSEQRWLDLQKIGYEGTERLAANEGAEAVLKAARMHRHGMDFATCRGPNIEVSIQWTAAFGKTYVWTEVTGKDFDTFCRQVNIQAEACRRWGIRVALHNHLGSLVESQTELEEFLSRCPDCGLILDTAHLAAADGDPLAIVHKYADRLVSMHLKDWLVLKPEIGLDRWYERGRFCELGAGNIGMDNAAVVAALKQVGYDGWLFVEHDTHLQDPLLDLAISREYLRAAGV; from the coding sequence ATGAGAATCGGCATCGCAGACTACGGCATGAGTGTCTGGGACGGCGGCTGCTTCGATAGCGAGCAGCGCTGGCTCGACCTCCAGAAGATCGGCTACGAGGGCACAGAGCGCCTGGCGGCCAACGAGGGCGCCGAGGCGGTCCTCAAGGCCGCGCGGATGCACCGCCACGGGATGGACTTCGCCACCTGCCGTGGGCCGAACATCGAGGTCTCGATCCAGTGGACCGCGGCCTTCGGCAAGACGTACGTGTGGACCGAGGTCACCGGCAAGGACTTCGACACCTTCTGCCGGCAGGTCAACATCCAGGCCGAGGCGTGCCGCCGCTGGGGCATCCGGGTGGCGCTGCACAACCACCTCGGATCCCTGGTGGAGTCACAGACGGAGTTGGAGGAGTTCCTCTCCCGGTGCCCCGACTGCGGCCTGATCCTCGACACGGCCCACCTGGCCGCCGCCGATGGCGACCCGCTAGCCATCGTCCACAAGTACGCTGACCGCCTCGTCTCGATGCACCTGAAGGACTGGCTCGTGCTCAAGCCCGAGATCGGCCTGGACCGCTGGTACGAGCGGGGCCGCTTCTGCGAGCTGGGCGCCGGCAACATCGGGATGGACAACGCCGCGGTCGTCGCGGCGCTCAAGCAGGTCGGCTATGACGGCTGGCTGTTCGTCGAGCATGACACGCACCTACAGGACCCGCTGCTGGACCTGGCGATCAGCCGGGAGTACCTGCGAGCCGCAGGCGTGTAG
- a CDS encoding transcriptional repressor produces the protein MDNTNSRVTHRHSRQRDIVLEELCKLTSHPTVDELFLIVRERLPRISLATVYRNLELLAEQGVILKLELAGHQRRFDGWAAPHAHIRCEACGAVADVDVEPAQTPLGEVQQHTDYLVTGQHTEFAGQCPRCQATTATRTRPGAC, from the coding sequence ATGGATAATACCAACAGCCGTGTCACCCATCGCCACAGCCGCCAGCGTGACATCGTTCTGGAGGAGCTGTGTAAGCTCACCTCACACCCGACGGTGGATGAGCTGTTCCTGATCGTGCGCGAACGGCTGCCGCGCATCAGCCTGGCCACCGTCTACCGGAACCTGGAATTGCTGGCCGAGCAGGGCGTCATCCTCAAGCTCGAACTCGCCGGCCACCAGCGCCGCTTCGACGGATGGGCTGCGCCTCACGCGCACATCCGCTGTGAGGCGTGCGGGGCGGTGGCCGATGTGGACGTCGAGCCGGCCCAGACGCCGCTGGGCGAGGTGCAGCAGCACACAGACTACCTCGTGACCGGCCAGCACACGGAGTTCGCGGGGCAGTGCCCCCGCTGTCAGGCGACCACCGCAACACGGACGAGACCAGGCGCCTGCTGA
- a CDS encoding peptidylprolyl isomerase produces MAPHPCVRRRRRHERKQPMKHLVRLVWPLLLLVAVGAYAQAPADKPAAIVNGEVITQSQFLSALQARYGERVLRDMCGNLAIRQAAKAAGVSVTQEELERRFQATQAPIDARAPMTGETFATWLAKQALTPEAFVAGLYDQMLIEKMVEKQISVSDEDVARLYQANKEAVGEPAQVRVAHILVKTPEEAQALRTQITTGKTTWEEAAKKSSLDARTRENGGDMGFVPNGDTDFQKAAFALKAQNEISPPVQSAMGWHLLKRIGFKAARVPPFEEVGATLRDMLRRRQLMSLTLAKRTEILKGAKVESKVQFPSEGSPVPGAAPAPAQ; encoded by the coding sequence CTGGCTCCGCATCCCTGCGTCAGGCGCCGTCGCAGACACGAAAGGAAGCAACCCATGAAGCACCTTGTGCGGCTTGTCTGGCCGCTGCTGCTGTTGGTAGCGGTCGGGGCGTACGCCCAGGCTCCGGCCGACAAGCCTGCAGCCATCGTCAACGGTGAGGTCATCACCCAGTCCCAGTTCCTCAGTGCCCTGCAGGCCCGTTACGGCGAGCGCGTCCTGCGCGACATGTGCGGCAACCTCGCCATCCGCCAGGCGGCCAAGGCCGCCGGCGTCAGCGTCACCCAGGAGGAGCTGGAGCGGCGCTTCCAGGCCACCCAGGCCCCGATTGACGCCCGCGCGCCCATGACCGGCGAGACCTTTGCCACGTGGCTCGCCAAGCAGGCCCTCACCCCCGAGGCCTTCGTCGCCGGGCTGTACGACCAGATGCTGATCGAGAAGATGGTGGAGAAGCAGATCAGCGTCAGCGACGAGGACGTGGCGCGCCTCTACCAGGCGAACAAGGAAGCCGTGGGAGAGCCTGCGCAGGTCCGCGTCGCCCACATTCTGGTGAAGACCCCCGAAGAGGCCCAGGCCCTGCGCACGCAGATCACCACCGGCAAGACCACCTGGGAGGAGGCCGCCAAGAAGTCCAGCCTCGACGCCCGCACCCGCGAGAACGGCGGCGACATGGGCTTCGTACCCAATGGCGATACCGACTTCCAGAAGGCAGCCTTCGCGCTCAAGGCCCAGAACGAGATCAGCCCGCCGGTGCAGTCGGCGATGGGCTGGCACCTGCTCAAGCGCATCGGCTTCAAGGCCGCCCGCGTCCCGCCCTTCGAGGAAGTGGGCGCAACACTGCGCGACATGCTGCGCCGGCGGCAACTGATGAGCCTGACCCTGGCCAAGCGCACCGAGATCCTGAAGGGGGCCAAGGTCGAATCCAAGGTGCAGTTCCCGTCCGAGGGCTCGCCCGTGCCGGGTGCCGCCCCTGCCCCTGCCCAATAG
- a CDS encoding ferritin encodes MMDEKMRVAINDQINKELYSAYLYQSMMAHFDALGLAGFANWMRVQSMEETLHAYKFYDYIIERGGKVTLQAIDGPETEWASPLAAFEAVLKHEQFVTSRINALMDIAQELRDHASASFLQWYIDEQVEEEANAEQICQKLRLIGDNPNGLFMVDQELAARVFAVPAGMPAAVGGGAA; translated from the coding sequence ATGATGGACGAGAAGATGCGGGTCGCCATCAACGACCAGATCAACAAGGAACTGTACTCGGCGTACCTGTACCAGTCCATGATGGCGCACTTCGACGCCCTGGGGCTGGCCGGGTTCGCCAACTGGATGCGCGTGCAGTCCATGGAAGAGACGCTGCATGCCTACAAGTTCTACGACTACATCATCGAGCGCGGCGGGAAGGTCACGTTGCAGGCCATTGACGGCCCCGAGACCGAATGGGCCAGCCCGCTGGCGGCCTTCGAGGCCGTGCTCAAGCACGAGCAGTTCGTCACCTCGCGCATCAACGCCCTGATGGACATTGCCCAGGAGCTGCGCGACCACGCCTCGGCCAGCTTCCTGCAGTGGTACATTGACGAGCAGGTCGAGGAGGAGGCCAACGCCGAGCAGATCTGCCAGAAGCTGCGTCTCATCGGCGACAACCCCAACGGCCTGTTCATGGTGGACCAGGAGTTGGCCGCGCGGGTGTTCGCCGTGCCGGCCGGCATGCCGGCCGCCGTGGGCGGCGGCGCGGCGTAG
- a CDS encoding valine--tRNA ligase: MPTDMPKAYEPQQVEGRIYEYWMQSGVFNAEVEPDKPPFCIVIPPPNVTGILHMGHALDNAIQDLLTRWKRMSGHAALWLPGTDHAGIATQNVAEKELAKEGLTRHDLGREAFVERVWALKERHHSHIVEQLRRLGGSMDWRRERFTLDDQCARAVREAFVTLYERGLIHRGAYMINWCPRCETGLSDLEVEHEEHQGSLWHIHYPQADGSRGVTVATTRPETMLGDTAVAVHPEDERYADLIGKTVLLPLMNREIPIVADEHVEREFGTGAVKVTPAHDPNDLEIAQRHSLPSVVVIAPDGKMTAEAGAYAGMDRYDCRKQVVADLEELGLLESIQDYTHSVGHCQRCHTVVEPLVSEQWFLKMAPLAEKGLAAVRSGDVRFVPERWTKVYTDWLENIRDWPISRQLWWGHPIPVWTCEACGREICTREDPTVCPGCGSAELRPDPDVLDTWFSSGLWPFSTLGWPEQTPELGFFYPTSVLVTAYDIIFFWVARMIMMAMELRDEKPFSEVFIHGLVRDDKGRKISKSLGNNIDPIDLIERYGADALRFALVQLITHGQDLSYSEDRMVGARNFCNKLWNAARFVLMNQEDGTEEAPDGELSLPERWILSRQAAVLAETDRCLQRYDLAQAADALYAYTWDEFCDWFVELSKADLYGEDAARAAQMRARLRGLLSGILRALHPFMPFITEEIWQLGGLGEGSIAVASYPTAEAADRDDEAEMQMAMVMEITNQIRSWRAQLGLPPQQKISVHMVADAQAEAVLREVEHGMRALARLESVTYGATVGGLAAVGGVTDPDQSRSVTAPTCPSNEKALTAIVQGVTVILPLAGAIEDPQAQLDRLSKRLADLEKDKQRAEGKLGNERFVQNAKPEIVQQERARLAETEAQIAHLNEQKALFEGLL, encoded by the coding sequence ATGCCTACCGACATGCCCAAAGCCTACGAACCCCAGCAGGTGGAGGGGCGCATCTACGAGTACTGGATGCAGTCCGGCGTGTTCAACGCCGAGGTGGAGCCCGACAAGCCCCCCTTCTGCATCGTGATCCCGCCGCCCAACGTGACGGGCATCCTGCACATGGGCCACGCGCTGGACAACGCCATCCAGGACCTGCTCACCCGCTGGAAGCGCATGAGCGGCCATGCGGCCCTATGGTTGCCCGGCACGGACCACGCCGGCATCGCCACCCAGAACGTGGCGGAGAAGGAACTCGCCAAGGAGGGCCTGACCCGGCATGACCTGGGGCGCGAGGCCTTCGTGGAGCGCGTGTGGGCGCTCAAGGAGCGGCACCACAGCCACATTGTCGAGCAACTCCGGCGCCTGGGCGGCTCGATGGACTGGCGGCGCGAGCGCTTCACGCTCGACGACCAGTGCGCCCGGGCGGTGCGCGAGGCCTTCGTGACGCTCTATGAGCGCGGGCTCATCCACCGCGGGGCTTACATGATCAACTGGTGCCCCCGCTGTGAAACCGGGCTGTCGGACCTGGAAGTCGAGCACGAGGAGCACCAGGGCAGCCTGTGGCACATCCACTACCCGCAGGCCGACGGCAGCCGCGGTGTGACCGTGGCGACGACCCGCCCCGAGACCATGCTCGGCGACACCGCCGTGGCCGTGCATCCCGAGGACGAGCGCTACGCCGACCTGATCGGCAAGACGGTGCTGCTGCCGCTAATGAACCGCGAGATCCCGATCGTGGCCGACGAGCACGTGGAGCGGGAGTTCGGCACCGGAGCCGTGAAGGTGACGCCGGCGCATGACCCCAACGACCTGGAGATCGCCCAACGGCACAGCTTGCCCAGCGTTGTGGTCATCGCCCCAGACGGCAAGATGACCGCCGAGGCGGGTGCGTACGCCGGGATGGACCGCTACGACTGCCGCAAGCAAGTGGTGGCTGACCTGGAGGAGCTGGGCCTGCTGGAGAGCATTCAGGACTACACCCACTCGGTAGGCCACTGCCAGCGCTGCCACACGGTGGTGGAGCCCCTCGTGTCCGAGCAGTGGTTCCTGAAGATGGCGCCGCTGGCCGAGAAGGGTCTGGCCGCGGTGCGCTCCGGTGACGTGCGTTTCGTGCCCGAGCGGTGGACGAAAGTGTACACCGACTGGCTTGAGAACATCCGCGACTGGCCGATCAGCCGGCAGCTCTGGTGGGGCCACCCCATCCCGGTGTGGACGTGCGAGGCGTGCGGCCGAGAGATCTGCACGCGCGAGGACCCCACCGTGTGCCCGGGCTGCGGCAGTGCCGAACTGCGGCCCGATCCGGACGTGCTGGACACGTGGTTCAGCTCGGGCCTGTGGCCTTTCAGCACCCTCGGCTGGCCCGAGCAGACCCCCGAGCTGGGCTTCTTCTACCCTACCTCGGTGCTCGTGACCGCCTATGACATCATCTTCTTCTGGGTCGCGCGGATGATCATGATGGCCATGGAACTACGCGATGAGAAGCCCTTCTCCGAGGTGTTCATCCATGGCCTCGTGCGCGACGACAAGGGCCGCAAGATCAGCAAGTCGCTGGGCAACAACATTGACCCCATTGACCTGATCGAGCGCTACGGCGCGGACGCGCTGCGCTTCGCGCTGGTGCAGCTCATCACCCACGGGCAGGACCTGAGCTACTCCGAAGACCGCATGGTGGGCGCGCGGAACTTCTGCAACAAGCTCTGGAATGCCGCGCGGTTCGTGCTGATGAACCAGGAGGACGGAACCGAGGAGGCGCCGGACGGCGAGCTGAGCCTGCCGGAGCGATGGATCCTGTCGCGACAGGCAGCGGTGCTGGCCGAGACCGATCGCTGCCTGCAGCGGTATGACCTGGCCCAGGCCGCCGACGCGCTGTACGCCTACACCTGGGACGAGTTCTGCGACTGGTTCGTGGAGTTGTCCAAGGCCGACCTGTACGGCGAGGACGCGGCCCGGGCGGCGCAGATGCGGGCGCGGCTCCGCGGACTGCTGTCCGGCATCCTGCGGGCGCTGCACCCGTTCATGCCGTTCATCACCGAGGAGATCTGGCAGCTTGGCGGGCTGGGGGAGGGCAGCATCGCCGTGGCGTCGTACCCGACCGCCGAGGCGGCCGACCGCGACGACGAGGCCGAGATGCAGATGGCCATGGTGATGGAGATCACCAACCAGATCCGCTCCTGGCGGGCGCAGCTCGGGCTGCCGCCGCAACAGAAGATCAGTGTGCACATGGTGGCCGACGCGCAGGCGGAGGCGGTGCTGCGCGAGGTGGAGCACGGGATGCGGGCGCTGGCGCGGCTGGAGAGTGTTACCTATGGGGCCACCGTGGGAGGGCTGGCTGCCGTGGGAGGGGTCACCGACCCCGATCAGTCGCGGTCGGTGACCGCTCCCACCTGCCCCTCCAATGAGAAGGCCCTCACGGCCATCGTGCAGGGCGTGACCGTGATCCTGCCGCTGGCCGGGGCCATCGAGGACCCGCAGGCCCAACTCGACCGCCTCAGCAAGCGCCTCGCCGACCTGGAGAAGGACAAGCAGCGGGCGGAGGGAAAGCTGGGTAACGAGAGGTTCGTGCAGAACGCCAAGCCCGAGATCGTCCAGCAGGAGCGCGCGCGCCTCGCGGAGACCGAGGCCCAGATCGCGCATTTGAACGAGCAGAAGGCGCTGTTTGAGGGTCTCCTGTAG
- a CDS encoding desulfoferrodoxin: MAVELGQVYKCEKCGIIVEVVHAGKGAMVCCGAPMTRLVENTTDAAREKHVPVVTAEGSGTKVAVGSVAHPMTEEHYIEWIEVTDAGGKCARQVLKPGDDPAASFCLSGVVARAYCNLHGLWKGE, encoded by the coding sequence ATGGCCGTCGAACTGGGACAGGTATACAAGTGTGAGAAGTGCGGGATCATCGTTGAGGTGGTCCATGCCGGCAAAGGCGCCATGGTGTGCTGCGGTGCGCCCATGACCCGGCTCGTCGAGAACACCACCGACGCCGCCAGAGAGAAGCATGTGCCGGTCGTCACTGCCGAGGGCTCCGGCACGAAGGTCGCCGTCGGCAGCGTGGCCCACCCGATGACCGAGGAACACTACATCGAGTGGATCGAGGTCACGGACGCCGGTGGCAAGTGCGCCCGGCAGGTCCTCAAGCCCGGTGACGACCCGGCGGCGAGCTTCTGCCTGAGCGGCGTTGTCGCCCGCGCGTACTGCAACCTGCACGGCCTGTGGAAGGGTGAGTAG